One window of Xylocopa sonorina isolate GNS202 chromosome 9, iyXylSono1_principal, whole genome shotgun sequence genomic DNA carries:
- the Tor gene encoding serine/threonine-protein kinase Tor, whose amino-acid sequence MSTTLVQQFVQRLKSRNEEVRNKAARDLCLYVKTELREASQEEITAFMDEFNHHIFEMVSGSDVNEKKGGILAIVCLIGADVGNINTRTIRFANYLRNLLSSNDVGVMELAAKTVGKLALVSGTYTAEYVEFEVKRAFEWLGGDRYEGKRHAAVLVLRELAVSMPTYFFQQVTPFFELIFNAIRDPKPVIREGAVEALRAALVVTAQRETAKQMHKSQWYKQCYDEIVAGFEEVYTRERGVNRDDRIHGSLLILNELLRCSNIQWERNYEALMERLNCSTQQNENDILSLMPRLKTTIVSKWSNSSQNSSNSQPTLYPAHESAVCRCLMQERLDDIYNDVMNQRMSRNPHIQHALMMLLPRLAAFNKEKFTRDHLRESLAYLLMTLRSREKDRYAAFTTIGFIAVAVEDSINPYLSKIMEVIKSLLPSKDTSAKKRTASLEPAVFICITLLGHAVKQVIAADVRDLLESMLQTGLSPILTTSLRELAHSVPSLKPDISQGLLRMLSQVLMQKPLRHPGAPWTVTSPISGPPTEVDIPSTVLALKTLGTFNFDGNPLLQFVRRCADHFLTSEQAEVRLEAVRTCSRLLRLALNQPGPTVTTTVSTVLGKLLVVGITDTDPDVRLWVLASMDDSFDIHLAQAENLSALFIAMNDEMFEIRELAIRTIGRLSTMNPAYVMPSLRKTLIQFLTELEHSGMGRNKEQAARMLDHLVVSAPRLIRPYMEPILKVLVPKLKEPESNPGVILAILRAIGDLAEVNGAEMQQWMPELLSILLEMLVDASSPEKRGVALWVLGQLVGSTGHVVKPYMQYPSLLDVLINFLKTEQQPIIRRETIRVLGLLGALDPYKHKMNLGQIDSQLDTLTSMADTKSETENTQDLTTSEMLVNMSSSTLEEYYPAIAIATLMRIIRDPTLSQHHTMVVQAVTFIFKSLGIKCVPYISQVMPCFLNVVRTADVNFREYLFQQLAILIAIVKQHIRNYLDDIFNLIKEFWTVNSPLQSTLILLVEHIAVALGAEFKIYLPQLMPQILRVLTHDTSKDRLVTVKLLQALQKFGNNLDNYLHLVLPPIVKLFHATDCPTAVNKVALETVDHLADTLDFTDFASRIVHPLVRTLDQCPELRDTAMETLCSLVIQLGKKYQIFIVLVQKIMMKHKIVNSRYDVLIDKILTETTVADGEDYLLMRHKHSRNKNRDLSSLTSSDTTTIKRLHVSASNLQKAWTATRRVSKDDWLEWLRSLSIGLLKESPSPALRSCWALAQTYSQLPRDLFNAAFVSCWTELDDTYKAELIQTLQQALMVPDLPEITQTILNLAEFMEHCDKGPLPLDNKILGERAMHCRAYAKALHYKEDEFHKSRNSNVFESLISINNKLQQKEAAEGLLEYVMNQNNQQDLKVQVRWYEKLHNWDKALQLYRERLECDPADVESTLGEMRCLEALGEWGQLHDVATKQWSQQTDETKQRMARMAAAAAWGLSQWESMEKYVTLIPKDTQDGAFYRAVLAIHDEQYNVAHQLIDSARDLLDTELTAMAGESYQRAYNAMVEVQKLAELEEVIQFKLVPERRSTIKSMWWERLQGGQRIVEDWQKIIQVHTLVVSPQDDMYTWLKYASLCRKSGSLMLCHKTLIMLLGIDPSLTPDQPLPITHPQVTFAYCKHMWVANKRDEAYSQLQRFVQTSLQPTTVSVVNQEDEKQQEARKRLLARCYLKLGEWLEALQGINEHSIPAVLSYYAAATEHDPSWYKAWHAFAYTNFETVLFYKHQQGDSNTENIPGNGTRNNLSSSQYISEFTVPAVEGFFRSINLSHGNSLQDTLRLLTLWFDYGQWPEVYEAIVEGIRLIEINTWLQVIPQLIARIDTPRALVGRCIHHLLIDIGKTHPQALVYPLTVASKSASVARKTAANKILKSMCEHSPTLVQQAMMASDELIRVAILWHELWHEGLEEASRLYFGERNVRGMFDTLEPLHAMLERGPQTLKETSFNQAYGRDLMEAQEWCRRYKTSRNVRDLNQAWDLYYHVFRRISRQLPQLTSLELQYVSPKLLLCRDLELAVPGSYSPGQPIVRIASIHSSMQVITSKQRPRKLCIKGSNGKDYMFLLKGHEDLRQDERVMQLFGLVNTLLLHDPDTFRRNLTIQRYAVIPLSTNSGLIGWVPHCDTLHTLIRDYREKKKILLNIEHKIMLRMAPGYDHLMLMQKVEVFEHALEHTHGDDLARLLWLKSPSSEVWFDRRTNYTRSLAVMSMVGYILGLGDRHPSNLMLDRLSGKILHIDFGDCFEVAMTREKFPEKIPFRLTRMLINAMEVTGIEGTYRRTCESVMSVLHRNKDSLMAVLEAFVYDPLLNWRLMDNALKGKRSDAQGMSASSNQEHNDALDSLTATLPKKGVPCSVENGGDTNQPEALNKKALAIITRVRDKLTGRDFSHEETLSVQRQVDLLIQQATNNENLCQCYIGWCPFW is encoded by the exons ATGTCCACTACACTTGTACAGCAGTTCGTTCAGAGACTTAAATCTAGAAATGAAGAAGTACGTAACAAGGCGGCTAGAGACCTGTGTCTCTACGTTAAGACAGAGCTACGCGAAGCATCACAAGAAGAAATCACAGCTTTTATGGATGAATTTAATCATCACATATTCGAAATGGTATCTGGATCGGACGTGAACGAAAAGAAAGGAGGAATCTTAGCCATAGTTTGCCTTATCGGAGCCGATGTGGGAAATATTAACACAAGAACTATAAGATTTGCGAATTACTTAAGGAATTTACTATCTTCTAATGACGTGGGTGTTATGGAATTAGCTGCTAAAACAGTTGGTAAACTAGCGTTAGTTTCAGGTACATATACAGCAGAATACGTAGAGTTTGAAGTGAAGCGTGCCTTTGAATGGCTTGGCGGTGATAGATACGAGGGTAAAAGACATGCCGCTGTTCTTGTTTTAAGAGAACTTGCTGTTTCCATGCCAACATATTTTTTTCAACAAGTGACGCCGTTTTTTGAGCTTATATTTAACGCGATACGCGATCCGAAACCTGTGATAAGAGAGGGTGCTGTTGAAGCATTAAGAGCTGCTTTAGTCGTTACCGCACAGAGGGAAACAGCGAAACAGATGCATAAATCGCAATGGTACAAGCAATGCTATGACGAAATAGTGGCAGGATTTGAAGAAGTATATACCAGAGAACGAGGTGTGAACAGGGACGATAGAATACACGGTTCATTGTTAATATTAAACGAATTACTTAGATGTAGTAACATTCAATGGGAGAGAAATTATGAAGCTTTAATGGAACGGCTGAATTGTTCTACCCAACAAAACGAAAACGATATATTATCGTTGATGCCGCGATTGAAAACAACAATAGTGTCCAAGtggtctaattcttctcaaaattcTTCTAATTCTCAGCCAACGTTGTATCCTGCGCACGAATCTGCGGTCTGTCGATGTTTAATGCAAGAAAGACTAGATGATATTTACAACGACGTAATGAACCAACGGATGTCCAGGAATCCGCATATTCAACACGCTCTTATGATGCTGTTGCCTAGACTTGCAGCATTCAACAAGGAAAAATTCACGAGGGATCACTTGAGAGAATCACTAGCGTACCTTCTAATGACTTTACGCAGCAGAGAGAAAGATAGATACGCTGCATTCACCACGATTGGATTCATAGCGGTCGCGGTAGAAGATTCGATAAATCCTTATCTGTCGAAGATCATGGAAGTGATCAAGAGCTTATTACCTTCGAAGGACACGTCTGCTAAGAAACGCACAGCGTCTCTAGAGCCTGCGGTATTCATTTGCATAACTTTACTCGGACACGCGGTAAAACAAGTTATAGCTGCAGATGTGAGGGATCTGTTAGAATCTATGTTGCAGACTGGATTAAGCCCCATTCTTACAACATCTCTCAGGGAACTAGCTCACAGCGTTCCATCCTTGAAACCTGATATATCTCAAGGACTTCTGCGAATGTTATCACAAGTTTTAATGCAAAAACCTTTGAGACATCCTGGCGCACCGTGGACCGTAACCAGCCCTATATCTGGCCCACCGACCGAAGTAGACATTCCATCTACAGTTCTAGCGTTAAAGACTCTGGGAACGTTCAATTTCGACGGTAATCCCCTCTTGCAATTCGTAAGGCGGTGCGCCGATCATTTTCTCACGTCTGAACAAGCGGAGGTACGATTGGAGGCTGTAAGAACATGTTCAAGACTGTTACGATTAGCATTAAATCAACCTGGACCCACAGTGACCACCACTGTCTCTACTGTTCTTGGGAAATTACTTGTTGTAGGCATAACAGATACGGATCCCGACGTAAGGCTCTGGGTTTTAGCTTCAATGGATGACTCCTTCGATATTCACCTTGCACAAGCAGAGAACCTTTCGGCACTGTTCATAGCAATGAACGACGAGATGTTCGAAATAAGAGAATTAGCGATTCGCACAATCGGACGATTGAGCACGATGAATCCAGCGTACGTTATGCCTTCTCTGCGTAAGACTCTCATACAATTTTTAACAGAATTAGAACATTCGGGTATGGGTCGTAATAAGGAACAAGCTGCACGAATGTTAGATCATTTAGTTGTCAGTGCGCCAAGGCTCATCAGGCCGTACATGGAACCGATCTTAAAAGTCCTCGTGCCGAAGCTGAAGGAACCTGAATCGAATCCAGGCGTGATATTAGCCATACTGCGTGCTATTGGCGATTTAGCGGAAGTTAACGGCGCTGAAATGCAACAGTGGATGCCCGAGCTGCTCAGTATATTGCTCGAAATGCTAGTCGACGCGAGTTCACCAGAAAAAAGGGGAGTTGCTTTGTGGGTTCTTGGCCAGCTCGTGGGAAGCACGGGACACGTCGTTAAACCCTATATGCAGTACCCCTCGTTACTGGACGTATtgataaattttttaaaaacgGAACAACAACCAATTATCAGAAGGGAGACGATAAGAGTTCTTGGATTGCTAGGCGCTTTGGATCCGTACAAGCATAAGATGAACCTTGGTCAGATCGACTCTCAATTGGATACCCTCACTTCCATGGCTGATACTAAAAGTGAAACTGAAAACACACAAGATTTAACCACCAGCGAAATGCTAGTCAATATGTCCTCGTCGACTTTGGAAGAGTATTATCCAGCTATCGCAATTGCAACTCTTATGAGGATTATCCGCGATCCAACGTTATCGCAACACCACACGATGGTAGTCCAAGCGGTGACTTTCATATTTAAGAGTTTAGGGATTAAATGCGTGCCGTATATCTCGCAGGTAATGCCATGCTTCCTTAACGTGGTTCGTACGGCAGACGTTAACTTTCGCGAATATCTATTTCAACAACTGGCCATCCTCATTGCTATTGTGAAGCAACACATTAGAAATTACTTGGACGATATATTTAATCTAATCAAAGAATTCTGGACTGTGAACAGTCCATTACAAAGCACACTGATACTTTTAGTTGAACACATTGCTGTTGCACTCGGTGCggaatttaaaatttatttaccaCAGCTAATGCCACAGATATTAAGAGTATTAACGCACGATACAAGCAAAGACAGATTGGTCACGGTTAAGCTTCTCCAAGCGCTCCAGAAATTCGGAAATAACCTGGATAATTATCTTCATCTAGTTCTGCCACCGATCGTAAAATTATTCCATGCAACTGATTGCCCAACAGCCGTGAACAAAGTGGCGCTTGAAACCGTTGATCACTTAGCTGATACGCTAGATTTCACGGACTTCGCGTCTAGAATTGTGCACCCTCTGGTACGAACTCTGGATCAGTGCCCAGAATTGCGAGACACAGCGATGGAAACGCTGTGCTCGCTAGTGATACAATTAGGAAAGAAGTATCAGATCTTTATCGTATTAGTACAAAagattatgatgaaacataagaTAGTTAATTCGCGTTATGACGTTCTAATCGATAAAATTTTGACAGAGACCACTGTTGCGGACGGTGAGGATTATTTATTAATGAGACACAAGCATTCGAGAAACAAGAATCGTGATTTATCCTCCCTGACATCGTCTGACACGACTACGATTAAAAGACTACACGTGTCCGCCTCGAATCTCCAGAAAGCCTGGACagcgacgagaagagtctcgAAGGACGATTGGCTGGAATGGCTGAGAAGTTTGTCGATAGGTTTGCTCAAGGAATCACCGTCACCTGCGCTGAGGTCATGCTGGGCTCTCGCGCAGACCTATTCCCAATTACCCAGAGACTTATTTAACGCGGCGTTTGTTTCGTGCTGGACTGAATTGGATGACACTTACAAAGCGGAACTTATACAAACTTTACAACAGGCGCTAATGGTTCCTGACCTTCCTGAGATTACACAGACTATTTTGAACTTGGCAGAATTCATGGAACATTGCGATAAAGGGCCGTTGCCCTTGGATAACAAGATTCTGGGCGAAAGAGCGATGCATTGCAGAGCTTACGCGAAGGCGCTTCATTACAAGGAGGACGAGTTCCATAAGAGCAGAAATAGCAACGTTTTCGAATCCTTGATCTCTATCAATAACAAGTTACAACAGAAAGAAGCCGCGGAAGGTTTGCTAGAGTACGTTATGAACCAAAATAATCAGCAAGATCTAAAAGTGCAAGTTCGTTGGTACGAAAAGCTACATAACTGGGACAAAGCCTTGCAGTTGTACAGAGAAAGACTGGAATGCGATCCTGCGGACGTAGAGTCAACGTTAGGCGAGATGCGTTGTTTGGAAGCTCTTGGTGAATGGGGACAACTGCACGATGTCGCGACCAAGCAATGGTCGCAGCAAACTGACGAGACCAAACAAAGAATGGCGAGAATGGCAGCGGCTGCTGCGTGGGGTTTGAGTCAGTGGGAAAGTATGGAGAAATACGTTACCCTGATACCGAAAGACACTCAGGATGGTGCATTTTACAGGGCTGTCTTGGCGATTCACGACGAACAATACAACGTCGCCCATCAGCTGATCGATAGCGCTAGAGATTTACTGGACACAGAATTGACCGCGATGGCGGGTGAAAGTTATCAAAGAGCTTATAACGCTATGGTAGAGGTACAAAAGTTGGCGGAACTCGAAGAGGTGATACAATTTAAATTGGTCCCAGAAAGAAGGTCGACCATTAAATCTATGTGGTGGGAGAGGCTTCAAGGTGGTCAGAGGATAGTCGAAGACTGGCAGAAGATCATACAAGTCCATACGCTGGTAGTCTCGCCTCAGGACGATATGTACACTTGGCTAAAATACGCTAGTCTGTGTAGAAAAAGTGGCAGTCTCATGTTATGCCATAAAACGTTAATCATGCTACTCGGAATAGATCCTTCGTTGACCCCTGATCAGCCGTTGCCAATCACTCATCCTCAAGTGACTTTCGCCTATTGCAAGCACATGTGGGTGGCGAATAAACGGGACGAAGCGTATAGTCAGCTGCAGAGATTCGTACAAACGTCTTTGCAACCGACGACTGTGTCAGTGGTGAATCAAGAGGACGAGAAGCAGCAGGAAGCCAGAAAAAGATTACTCGCCAGATGTTACTTAAAGCTTGGAGAATGGTTGGAGGCTTTGCAAGGCATAAACGAGCATTCTATACCAGCGGTGTTGTCTTATTATGCTGCTGCTACGGAACACGATCCTAGTTGGTATAAAGCATGGCACGCTTTTGCGTATACTAATTTTGAAACGGTATTGTTCTATAAACATCAGCAAGGCGATTCAAACACTGAGAACATCCCAGGTAATGGGACTCGCAATAATCTCTCTAGTTCACAATATATATCCGAATTTACTGTACCGGCGGTAGAAGGATTCTTTAGGTCTATTAATCTATCTCATGGTAATTCATTGCAAGATACGCTTCGTTTGTTGACCTTATGGTTCGACTATGGTCAATGGCCAGAAGTATATGAGGCTATCGTCGAAGGTATACGCTTAATCGAAATCAACACTTGGTTGCAAGTAATTCCTCAACTTATAGCGAGGATAGACACGCCCAGAGCTTTAGTTGGTAGATGCATACATCATCTTTTGATAGACATCGGGAAAACGCATCCCCAGGCTTTGGTTTATCCCTTAACGGTCGCATCGAAGAGCGCAAGCGTTGCAAGAAAAACTGCCGCTAATAAAATTCTCAAGAGTATGTGCGAGCATAGCCCGACGTTGGTACAGCAAGCAATGATGGCCAGCGACGAATTGATAAGAGTTGCGATTCTTTGGCACGAATTATGGCACGAAGGTTTGGAAGAGGCTAGCAGATTATACTTTGGTGAAAGAAATGTTCGTGGGATGTTTGATACTTTGGAACCATTGCACGCGATGTTAGAAAGAGGTCCGCAAACGTTGAAAGAAACTTCCTTCAATCAGGCTTACGGAAGGGACTTGATGGAAGCACAGGAATGGTGTCGAAGATATAAAACTTCGCGCAATGTTCGTGATTTGAATCAAGCTTGGGATTTGTATTATCATGTTTTCAGAAGAATATCCCGACAGTTGCCACAGTTAACCAGCCTAGAGCTTCAATACGTTAGTCCAAAGTTACTGCTCTGTAGGGATCTAGAACTAGCTGTGCCGGGTAGCTACAGTCCTGGACAGCCAATAGTTAGAATAGCAAGTATACATAGTTCCATGCAAGTGATAACGAGCAAACAGCGACCACGAAAATTGTGTATAAAAG GTAGCAATGGTAAAGATTATATGTTCCTCTTGAAAGGACACGAAGATCTCAGACAGGATGAACGAGTAATGCAATTATTTGGTCTAGTCAATACCCTCCTATTACACGATCCAGATACCTTTAGGAGGAATCTTACTATTCAA AGGTATGCTGTAATTCCACTATCAACAAACAGTGGTTTAATTGGTTGGGTACCGCATTGTGATACATTGCATACGTTAATCAGAGATtatagagaaaagaaaaaaatattattaaacataGAGCACAAAATAATGTTAAGA ATGGCTCCTGGTTACGATCACCTAATGCTCATGCAAAAGGTTGAAGTATTCGAACATGCCCTAGAACATACGCACGGTGATGATTTGGCACGGCTCCTTTGGTTAAAATCACCATCGAGTGAAGTATGGTTTGACCGTAGGACAAATTACACGCGTTCTCTCGCCGTAATGTCTATGGTGGGATATATTCTCGGTCTTGGCGATCGACATCCGTCTAATTTGATGTTAGATCGTTTAAGCGGGAAAATATTGCACATTGACTTCGGGGATTGCTTCGAAGTGGCTATGACTCGTGAAAAGTTCCCTGAGAAAATTCCATTCCGATTAACGAGAATGTTAATCAACGCGATGGAAGTAACCGGTATCGAGGGCACGTATAGAAGAACTTGCGAGTCAGTAATGTCGGTGTTACATCGTAACAAAGATAGCTTAATGGCAGTGTTAGAAGCATTCGTCTATGACCCCCTGTTGAATTGGCGGTTAATGGACAATGCGTTAAAAGGTAAAAGATCCGATGCCCAGGGTATGAGCGCCAGTAGTAATCAAGAGCATAACGATGCATTAGATTCTCTTACCGCCACGTTACCAAAGAAAGGTGTACCATGCAGCGTCGAGAACGGAG GTGACACTAATCAACCGGAAGCGTTGAACAAAAAGGCTCTTGCTATTATAACGAGGGTAAGAGATAAATTAACAGGACGTGATTTCTCTCACGAAGAAACTCTAAGTGTCCAACGCCAAGTTGACCTCCTAATTCAGCAAGCTACAAACAATGAGAATTTGTGTCAATGTTACATTGGATG GTGTCCCTTCtggtaa
- the LOC143427585 gene encoding cytidine deaminase isoform X1, protein MNANDTEEIIHFTDLDPVIQNLIKKGAAVREYSYSPYSKFKIGAAILCDDGTIITGCNVENASYPVGTCAERTAIVKAVSEGKRKFLALTVVADKINNAFTTPCGFCRQAIAEFGNIPIYLTGPDMKDVLKSTLSILLPHSFGFGNAETVQ, encoded by the exons ATGAATGCGAACGATACGGAAGAGATAATTCATTTCACGGATTTAG ATCCGGTTATTCAGAATCTAATAAAGAAGGGTGCAGCTGTCCGTGAGTACTCGTACTCGCCGTATAGCAAGTTTAAGATTGGAGCTGCAATACTTTGCGATGATGGGACTATAATCACTGGATGCAATGTAGAGAATGCATCTTACCCGGTTGGAACGTGTGCCGAAAGGACGGCAATAGTTAAAGCAGTGTCAGAAGGGAAAAGAAAGTTCTTAGCTTTAACAGTAGTAGCTGATAAGATAAATAATGCTTTTACTACTCCGTGTGGTTTCTGTAGACAAGCTATTGCGGAATTCGGTAATATACCAATTTATTTGACAGGGCCTGACATGAAAGATGTGTTGAAAAGTACATTAAGCATTCTATTACCTCATTCCTTTGGTTTTGGAAATGCAGAAACGGTGCAATGA
- the LOC143427585 gene encoding cytidine deaminase isoform X2, translating to MNRDPVIQNLIKKGAAVREYSYSPYSKFKIGAAILCDDGTIITGCNVENASYPVGTCAERTAIVKAVSEGKRKFLALTVVADKINNAFTTPCGFCRQAIAEFGNIPIYLTGPDMKDVLKSTLSILLPHSFGFGNAETVQ from the exons ATGAATCGAG ATCCGGTTATTCAGAATCTAATAAAGAAGGGTGCAGCTGTCCGTGAGTACTCGTACTCGCCGTATAGCAAGTTTAAGATTGGAGCTGCAATACTTTGCGATGATGGGACTATAATCACTGGATGCAATGTAGAGAATGCATCTTACCCGGTTGGAACGTGTGCCGAAAGGACGGCAATAGTTAAAGCAGTGTCAGAAGGGAAAAGAAAGTTCTTAGCTTTAACAGTAGTAGCTGATAAGATAAATAATGCTTTTACTACTCCGTGTGGTTTCTGTAGACAAGCTATTGCGGAATTCGGTAATATACCAATTTATTTGACAGGGCCTGACATGAAAGATGTGTTGAAAAGTACATTAAGCATTCTATTACCTCATTCCTTTGGTTTTGGAAATGCAGAAACGGTGCAATGA